In Glycine max cultivar Williams 82 chromosome 7, Glycine_max_v4.0, whole genome shotgun sequence, a single window of DNA contains:
- the LOC100815801 gene encoding nuclear poly(A) polymerase 1 isoform X5: MEDFFGGLQKMLSEMQEVTELHPVPDAHVPVVKFKFNGVSVDLLYARLALWVIPEDLDISQESILQSVDEQTVLSLNGCRVTDQVLRLVPNIQTFRTTLRCMRFWAKRRGVYSNVAGFLGGINLALLVARICQLYPNALPDMLVSRFFRVYTQWRWPNPVMLCAIEEGSLGLPVWDPRRNPKDRYHLMPIITPVYPCMNSTYNVTSSTLRVMSDEFRRGSEICEAMEASKADWDTLFEPYPFFESYKNYLQIDITAENADDLRQWKGWVGSRLRQLTLKIERHTYGMLQCHPHPGEFSDNSRPFHHCYFMGLQRKQGVPVNEGEQFDIRLTVEEFKHSVNAYTLWKPGMDIHVSHVKRSNIPNYIFPGGVRPTFPSKVTAENKQSSKSRASGHGQTEKPQGGKAVAVGADDVRKRKRSEDNMDNNPRNSRSPVSLPPPSREVHEDISPISASSSCSMKFDESEVNSIGGQKSEKLCLKSPGEIPSGDSGTNGSVTSNQQVNPVLAAADTSNSKEEEKLAIEKIMSGLYDAHQAFQEEPKELEDNTQYKNQDKDSSANMKNNMESLDSKPAVPEEPVISKEITCSTHLCSNESLEELEVSLFLYLKFGKISLLDSLIKCYAAIVYCRYQTSLNCLLLSVLC, translated from the exons ATG GAAGATTTCTTTGGTGGGCTACAGAAGATGCTATCTGAGATGCAAGAAGTAACAGAATTGCACCCTGTGCCTGATGCTCATGTCCCTGTGGTGAAATTCAAGTTTAATGGAGTTTCTGTTGATCTCCTGTATGCAAGATTAGCGTTGTGGGTTATTCCTGAA GATTTAGATATATCACAGGAATCAATATTACAAAGTGTTGACGAACAAACTGTTCTTAGTCTTAATGGTTGTAGAGTAACTGACCAGGTCCTGCGATTGGTTCCAAATATTCAG ACCTTTCGCACGACATTGAGATGCATGAGGTTTTGGGCCAAGCGTCGTGGTGTTTATTCAAAT GTTGCAGGTTTTCTTGGTGGTATAAACCTAGCATTGCTTGTTGCTCGAATATGCCAGTTATATCCTAATGCACTTCCTGATATGTTAGTGTCTCGATTCTTTAGGGTATATACTCAATGGCGATGGCCAAATCCAGTCATGCTTTGTGCTATTGAAGAAGGATCTCTTGGACTACCAGTTTGGGATCCTAGAAGAAATCCCAAGGATAGATATCATCTAATGCCTATAATTACTCCTGTTTATCCCTGCATGAACTCCACTTACAATGTGACATCAAGTACATTGCGTGTTATGTCAGATGAGTTTCGGAGGGGAAGTGAAATATGTGAG GCTATGGAGGCTAGCAAGGCTGATTGGGATACCCTTTTTGAGCCTTATCCCTTTTTTGAATCATACAAGAATTATCTACAGATAGACATAACAGCAGAGAATGCAGATGACCTTAGACAATGGAAAGGCTGGGTTGGGTCTCGTCTCCGGCAGTTGACATTGAAG ATTGAGAGGCACACTTATGGTATGCTTCAATGTCATCCACATCCTGGTGAATTCTCAGACAATTCTAGACCTTTTCACCACTGTTACTTTATGGGTCTGCAGCGTAAGCAAGGAGTTCCAGTGAATGAAGGTGAACAGTTTGATATAAGGTTAACTGTTGAAGAATTTAAACATTCTGTCAACGCTTACACTCTATGGAAACCTGGAATGGATATCCATGTGTCCCATGTGAAACGCAGTAACATTCCTAACTACATATTTCCTGGTGGTGTGCGACCTACCTTCCCATCAAAAGTAACTGCCGAGAATAAACAGAGTTCCAAATCAAGGGCTTCTGGCCATGGTCAAACAGAAAAGCCTCAAGGAGGTAAAGCTGTTGCAGTTGGAGCAGATGATgtgaggaagagaaagagatcAGAGGACAACATGGATAATAACCCAAGGAATTCCAGGTCCCCTGTATCTTTACCTCCCCCCAGCAGGGAAGTTCATGAAGATATATCTCCTATTAGTGCTTCAAGTTCTTGTTCTATGAAATTTGATGAATCAGAAGTGAATAGTATTGGTGGACAAAAGAGCGAGAAACTTTGTCTGAAATCTCCAGGTGAGATTCCTTCTGGGGATAGTGGGACCAATGGATCAGTGACAAGCAACCAACAAGTGAACCCTGTACTTGCAGCTGCTGATACATCTAAttctaaagaagaagaaaagctaGCCATTGAAAAGATTATGTCCGGTCTGTATGATGCACATCAAGCCTTTCAAGAAGAACCCAAAGAGCTTGAAGATAATACTCAATATAAAAATCAAGACAAAGATTCTAGTGCGAACATGAAAAACAACATGGAATCTTTAGACTCAAAGCCTGCAGTGCCAGAAGAGCCAGTTATTTCTAAGGAAATTACTTGTTCAACTCATTTATGCTCCAATGAGAGCTTGGAGGAGCTTGAGGTTAGCCTCTTTTTATACCTTAAATTCGGAAAAATATCCTTGCTAGATTCTTTGATAAAATGTTATGCAGCCATTGTATATTGTAGATATCAGACTTCCCTAAACTGCTTGCTATTGTCTGTGCTGTGCTAA